The sequence below is a genomic window from Zygosaccharomyces rouxii strain CBS732 chromosome D complete sequence.
TTTAGAACATCATTAAGAGCATTTCAAGGTATCAGATTCTCTTCATACACTTCTATTCCTAAGTTGAGTACAAGGGAAGCATTTCAAGAGGCTTTCAAGAAGTCTGGATTGTCAGTATTCGATTTCTATGCCACTTGGTGTGGTCCTTGTAAGGCCATGGCCCCAATCTTGggtaaattgaaagaagagTATCCAAAGGCTGCTTTCTACAAGGTTGacgttgatgaaaatttagaaCTTTCAAAGGAATTAGACGTCATGGCAATGCCAACTTTCTTATTGACTAAGGATGGTAGCGTATTGGAGAAAGTCGTGGGAGCTAATCCAGCTCGTCtagagaaattgatcaaagacAATTCTTAAGATTACACATACACACACATATATccatatatacatatattCATACATACATATTCGTATGCACGCTAAAGGCCCATCAGGCTCTTtatgaaaatttaattcACCAAGATGAATGTGCCATTTGCCAAATTATTGAATTCACTGGTCTCCAAGAGTTCACCAGAATCCATCTACCATTATAAATCGGGTAAACTGCTAAGGGCAGGTAGTTTAGGTCTTTCACTAGTGTTTTTATCCTATGGTATAACTTTTATCGACTGGTACTATCATTCATCCTGGGCAGTTTGGTCAGGCGCTACTGATGAAGACAAGAGAGATTGGAAGTTTTATGCCAAAACTTTTGGTCCCTGGGGGTTAACCATTATACCATTTACAATTGCCGGTGCAAGTTTATATTTCCCATCAAGAGTTGTCACTAAAGTGACCTATGTACCAAGGGCTAATGCAACTCCGTTGTGTCAATTGGAGAGAAAATCTGCCCTCTTTGGTAGACGTCTTCAGTTGACTAGACCTTTAGATCAATTGGcaagaaatgaaagaaCAAAAGTTTATACAGGCGTTGGTGAACAAGGTGTTGAGGATAAAGGttcttttgtatttttaCTAAATGACAGAAGTCCTCAGGCCAAAGGGTTTTGGGACAAATACTTCATCTTACACCGTTCCGGTAAATTTTGGGGAAATGATGGACGTATATTTGATGCCCTATTTGGCGGTGATTCCATTaaggatttggaaaaaagagGTAGACTAGTGGCTCAAggtaaaaattttaatacAAAACAACCAAATCCCCCTAcaaatgaaagaaattcaaataatgTGACTGACATAATTGCTCATAATAACAGGGCAAAATTCCATGCAAATGGCGAATCCCAATTGTccaaaaaaattgtagGTTCAACGAATGTTGCTAACGGTTTAAATTCACAAAAATCCAAACAATCTAAGTAGATAATCAACTAGAAGTGCACCTGAGAAGTATAATCCGGTATTGATATTACTGGTAAAGTTTTTCCAGCAATCGGCTGGATTGTTCAGATCCACTTTTCTAATCATTGTAAATACTCGATAGGCGAAAATGGATAATCCGCCAATGAATCCAGGACCCCAAAGTAATCCACTGTTTAATCCTGCTATAGCATATAGTGAAAATTGACATGTTGCCATGTAATTCATAATTTTTTTGGAACGATCCCCCCAGGCCAAGGCGGTTGATTTGACACCTGCTTTGAcatcaaatttcttgtcTTGATGGGCATAGATAGTATCGTAGATCATACACCATAAAACGCTACCAGCATATAGCGGAATCATTGTTGGCAAATCCATAACCCCCATAGCTGGGAATCCCAATAGCGCTGCCCAATTGAAGCATGCACTCAACATAGCCTGTGGGTAGTACGtgaatcttttgaaaagtggGTAGGTAAACACTAGTGGTAGTGACGCTAAACCTAACCACCAACAGTCCGCAGGTAATTGCGATAGAATCCCCACACCGACCGTGGTTTGTGCTCCTAAAAATGCTAAACCTTGGCGTCTAGTGATACGACCACTGGCAATTGGTCTTTCCACCGATCTAATAACTTTACTGTCCAAATCACGATCTAATAGATCGTTAATAGTACAACCAGCACCTCTCATAATCAATGAACCAACTCCGAACAATCCTAACATCCACAGTGTAGATCCGAATGGTGCTGATACTTGCATAGCAGCCGTAAGGATTGCCCATGTACCCGGCAAATAGAGTAACCAAGTACCCACAGGCTTTTCCAATCTCATCAATTCAGCATAGGGAATCCATTTTTCTGGTAGTTTGGAAACATAAGGACCTAAACCTTTGTTTCTTTGAGCTCTTGCATCGGCCAATTGTTCGGGTGTGAAGACCTGACGTGGGTTGGATTTTGTAGCATGTAGTCTAATTCGTTGGTTTAAAATTGTAGATGCTCTCAACGAGCTCCTAAACGATGCCAGAGGTATTGGCGACGTCAACCTTTGTAATAGCATTTGTCCTCGAGAAAACAGAGGCCTTACACACTGAACCTTGGTCTCTTCGAAAGCTAATGTCAGCAGCGGCTGTTAAAGGCTCCTTGGAAACTCAACCAGGTGTTTCTGACGCCAGATCTTGTACgttaaaattgttgaaagttCATAATGGCGTCTGTATATTGCGCGACATGGGAACTTTTGAACCCATGTCAAAAGCTTCTTGTTTACAAGTATTCATCGAACACTAAAGATTATATAAATCGCTAAAATGGTTTACCATATCGCATCTACAACAGCACCTGTTAACATTGCCGTATGTGTATTTCCACCTATTTGAATTGAACTTACAGATGAGAATGATTATACTAACATCGTTTAGACTTTGAAATACTGGGGGAAAAGGGATAAGGCATTGAACTTGccaaccaattcttcaatttcagttACTTTGTCTCAGGAAGATTTGAGAACACTTACATCTGCTGCCACAGGCccagaattgaaacaaGACAAGCTTTGGTTAAACGGCAAGGAAGAGTCACTCGAATCTGAGAGAACACAACAATGTTTGAAGGgattgagaaaattgagaaaggaattggaagataAGGATTCTAATctaccaaaattttcaaattgggGTCTTCACATTGTATCTGAGAATAATTTCCCCACTGCCGCTGGTCTAGCGTCGTCTGCCGCTGGGTTTGCTGCCTTAGTGGTGGCAATTGCTAGACTGTACCAATTGCCTCAATCTATGTCTGAATTATCTGAGATTGCTAGACAAGGTTCTGGTTCTGCATGTAGATCTTTATTTGGTGGCTACGTTGCATGGGAAATGGGTGAGAAGGAAGATGGATCCGATTCTAAAGCGGTGGAAATTAGCCCATTGGAACATTGGCCACAGATGAAAGCTGCCattttggtggtaaatgcttcaaagaaagataCGCCATCCACCAGTGGTATGCAATTGACCGTTAAGACTTCTGAATTGTTTCAAGAAAGAGTGAAAAATGTGGTTCCTCAAAGATTTACACATATGAAAGAAGCTATTGAGCACAAGAATTGGCCCAAGTTTGCTGAATTGACCATGAAAGATTCCAACTCCTTTCATGCAACCTGTTTGGACTCATATCCACCAATTTTTTACATGAACGATACTTCTaagaaaattatcaaaCTTTGCCATGCCATTAATGAATTCTATGGTAAAACTGTCGTGGCATACACTTTTGATGCAGGTCCAAACGCTGTTTTGTACTATTTGCAAGAGAACGAAGCTAAATTGTTTGCCTTCATTTACAAATTGTTTGATAAAGTGCCAGGTTGGGAAACTAAATTTTCTAAtcaagatttacaagagtTTTTAAGCGTTTACGAGAAGGATGTGAGCGGTAAATTGCCATTTGAACTCGATGATGAAGTACAAAACGGTGTTTCCAGAGTCATTTTGACTCAAGTGGGTCCTGGTCCTCTTTCAACGAAGGAATCATTGATCGACGAAAATACAGGTTTGCCAAAATGATGTGGCTCTCTGCTAGTTTCGTATCGTTTATATAGATTTGCCATTTAATCTTATCTTACAATTGATAGAATTGTATAGCTTAATTGTTTGCCATTTAATGTTTTTTTAACGTCTTGTTTCTCAATCGAAGCTTCCAGTTAAAAGCGTCGTGCAAACGGTTCTCTATTGTATACACAACTGAGGCAGCTACGTATATAAAAatcatatatatatacatatatttCACAAAACAGACCAAGGATATAATAGACAATCGTAAAAAAGGTAATAACCTTCAATTAATTAGCTGAAATACTATATCACCTCTGCCTGactttcaattcaatcATAAGTGGCGGTAATAGTTGTTATTCGActtttgaacttttttttttcttttttcttgtttttttttgtagTTCCTGCTTGTAATATGAGTTCAATTCTATTAGAAGAGCTCTAAGGAAATTCAATCCCTTACTTCTTTAACCTTAGGATCGTTTGAATCATTTCCAGTAGTAGTATACTTCCAAATTCTTGCCTTACAGTCCCCGCTACCAGTAGCGAATACACAATATTGAGGTCCCAAGGGGTATCCATTAGCGACAGCCACAGAGATAACAGAGTTTCTATGACCTTGTAACATCAACAATGGATTTCCTGATTTTGTATCCCAAAATAGTACACCACGGTCTTTGGAACCGGATAATATATATTCATCGTTTCTTGTAGTAGCCACAGATAAAACAAAATCTTTATGTCCAGTATAGGTAACTTCACAAGTTCCCGGTGCAGGTTTGGTCTCTGCATTTGTATTATTTTGACCACTACTCAAATTCCAAAGTTTAACAGATCTGTCTAAGGATCCGGAAACAACACCATGTCCATCTCTCGTAAATACTACACTGTAAACCGAATCCTTATGACCAGTAcccaattcattttcagaATCTAACCTTTCTACTAAGAATCCAGTTTCTGCATCCCAAACGCGTACAGCACGATCTAAGGAACCAGCTGCAATGTATTTACCATCGCCAAGCGAAACAGCGACAGTAGTAACACCATCCTCAATTGACAGTGTTAAGGAGCATTGTCCTGTACGTAAATCCCAAATTCTAACAGTTCTGTCACCAGATCCTGAaaccaatttatcaccTGAAGGGAAATAATCCAATGAATAAATATCTTGTTCATGACCTTGTAAAACCATaacaattttcttttgagcAATATCCCAAATTCTAATCAATCTGTCCTCTGCACCTGTAGctaaaaatttaccatctgGGGAAAAGCATACGGAACGAATGTAAAGATCACTTGACGCTGTCCTTGTATTTgcaaaagaatttgcaTCGTTATTGTAGTCGTCATCACTAGTACCACCACTAGGACCTTGTGGACCTTGTGTGGCATTATCATCTGATAACCTTGCTACTAAAGCACCATCAGAAACTCTGAAAACTTGCGTAGTTTTGTTACACCCTGTTGCCAAATATTCACCATCGTTACTGAACCTGACGCAACAAACAACGGAAGTATGATCTAACGAATAGTGCAATTCTACATCAAGTTCACGAGGTAGAGCTGGATTGTAAAGAATGTAGTAATCATCggtttgttttttcaaactgGCTGGAACAGATTGAGAATCCAAATCAAGCAAAAAAGGTGGAATTGGCTTAGAATGACTAACTCTCTGGTTGTATGGAACCAAGTAATGATCCTGCTGCTGTTGAGGTTGCTGTGCTTGTGGCTGAGGCTGCTGAGGTTGCTGCTCAGGCTGAGCTTGACCTTGAGGCTGTTGTGGTGGTTGCTGAACTTGTTGAGAAGATTCTTGAGTTTCTTGTTGAGGTTGTTGAGGCTGTTGCTGAGGTTGTTGaggctgctgctgttgctgctgctgttgttcttgttcgATTACGGGCAATTGTGAAGCGTTAGTGGGCGGCGAACCAGAACCTGGTATTGCAGGTTTAACTTGAGATGGTGCCGCTGCCGTaggctgctgctgctgctgttgttgattaGCTGCTGCAGCATCCGTTGGTTTGTTATCTACACTAACATGTTCAGGACCCGTTAGCGGTACACCAGGGTGCATATGCCCACCAGTACCGACAGCTGGCAAAGTATGAGGCATCGAGCCCATTGCAGTTCTTGGAAGAGCATGATTGGCAAATGCACCTGGCGAATTCACACTTGTATTAGGAGCCACTGCTGGTTGGTGCAATTGTTGTTGCaactgttgttgctgctgttgctgcaATTGCAACTGCTGCAACtgttgtttttgttgttgttgcacttgttgctgctgctgctgatgGTGGTGGACCGTAAATGAAGCAATTTGCCTGTCCCTttgttccaattcaattttcaaacggttgatttcttcttcatagGCATCCTTCATCTTTCTATGTGTCAATTCTAGTTCATAAACGGTATTTCTTATCTGCTGCATCTCAGCCAATTGCtgattgattttgaaatcataATCCTTCTGATTCTGTAAACGATAAGTGTTTGCCTCTTGCGATACCTGCGCAAACTCTCGCCTTATGGCCTCCAATAACTCATTCAACTTATTTTGTGACGCAGAAACAACTGACGACATGGGGGAAAATTCTTAAcagttttatttttttaacGAAACTCagttcaattcaattcaattcaattctactCGATCCAGAAATACTTTgatcttttattatttcaccatcaattGGGGTTATTTGGGTTAAAGGTGGTTGTTTTCTTTGACTCTCGGTGCTTTGTTCCTcttgttatttttttttatttttttaccattatCACTTAATACGTCTCATCGATTTCGGGATCACCGTCCTTTAAGAATTAAAGTGACTAttacaataataataagaaaGTATACGAATTGTAGGCGGCTATTCGTTTATAGCATTTACCGATGGATGCACTCAGTCAATATAGGGATTCCGTAAAAGAGAGGCTAGAAAATGCGGATCTTTTAGTGTCGAAACTGGTTCACGAGAACACAATTTTAGAGCAGAGTTTAGAAATACGAAATCAGGAGTTGGAATCAAATAGACGTCGTATAAGGGAGTTGGAGGAACAATCTAAACAGTCGGATGAATCAATGGAACTGGTCAAAGATCTGTTCGAGCACCTTTGCGGAGTTAGAGTTCATAAATGTTACGAGGACGACGCCGGACTTTGGTTTGATACTTCACAAGGTTCGAGAAATGGTATAATGGACTACAAATTAGGGTTTGTTAGAAGTGATGAAGCAGGTACAGAGGTTGTTTATATACCACTTTTGAAGCAGAGAAGTtcagatgaattgaaaattctaCAGCAACAAATTCCAAGTTATATGTTTGATACGCTGAGTTTTCCACTGAAAAGTCTGCCGCAGTTTTATTCAAAGATGGCTAGGTGTCTAGGTAAGGAAGTACGAGATAGGGATTAACCAATTCGGAAGATTATTTACAACGAtgtattattactattattgttattcattctttcaaaattacaCGACCCTTTTCATCCACaatcagatttttcaatagctgtttcttcagtttcttGTCCAcagaatcaaaaatttcgtAGAGACTTTTACCGGACTTCAACTCTGAGCGTAGAGTTGATTTTGGTTTAGAAACCTTGGAAGACTTCTTAGGTTCTTTGTCGGCGGTCTTGGCAGGTTCCGGTTGTTTCTTAGGTTCCTCCTGTTTCTTAGGTTGTTCCTTCTTAGGTTGTTCCTGCTTCTTAGGTTGTTCCTTCTTGCCCTTCCCTTTGCCCTTGTAGAGAGCTCCCTGATACTTTTCATCCTCAGTTAAACACTGAGTATGGTTTTTGTAGCTAACACCATCGTCAAAAGTCTTGGAACAATCTATGCACGTATAGTAAGCGTCAGGACACCTGCTATAGTGCTTTTCAGTGTTCTTCTTAGGAACAGTATCATTACACACTTCACAGTTAAAGGTAACCATTGTATATCTCTCGAGACTTTTTGGTATGATGTAGTAGTGGTGATCTCTGTAGATCacatctcatcgcatttaatcttgaaaatttgtTCACACGGCTGAGCACTTGGAAGAAACAGTGGTGGAAAAAGGAATATTCCTGAGAATTCAATTGATGCTCGAGGAAGTAGTTCCAAACGAGCACTGCAGAATACCCAAAGATTACTCGAGCTAATTCacacttttttcaatatctaaatttttttacTCTTTATTTTCTTGGATAGCGACACACTGACGCCGCGACAGAAACTAAACGTAAAATAAATGTAAAATAAACTCATATTTCGCTCAAACATCTTCTAGGCTCAGTCTAGTCACCAACATATCCCTCTTAAAATTACTAGATCGAATACCCAAAATTCTCGTTTCAATACCACCATTAACTCTGTCAAAAACATATCACGTGTGTCCAAACTGGCCGGGTAACCTCACATGTGAGACACGTAATAGGGGCCACGCCCCATTCCTCGAATGGACTTATACATATGGATATACCAGGGTAATACTAGTTAAAGGTAGTCTTAAGGAGGTATTTATTATCATTTCACCCAAATATTAATTCAATTGTGCTACCTCAACTCATAAAATACACCAGGTATGGCATTGGAACCGATCAACATTGTCACCCATTCGAGGGAGATCGAACAAGAATATCTCAAAGTGGTTAGAGGTAACGATCCTGATACTACTTGGTTGATCATTTCTccaaatgaaaagaaagaatatGCACCACATAGTGTTGGTTCAGGCTTTAGTGAATTTTTAGGTTCGTTTGATGATGTTAAAGTTCAATATGGGTTAGCAAGGGTTTCACCTCCAGGATCTGATGTTGAGAAACTTGTTCTGGTTGGTTGGTGCCCAGACTCTGCTCCAATGAAGACGAGAGCTTCATTTGCATCTAATTTTGCTACCGTCTCTAATCAGCTTTTCAAAGGTTACCATATTCAAGTTACCGCTAGAGATTCGGATGAtcttgatgaaaatgacCTTCTAAAACGTGTTAGTAATGCCGCTGGTGCTCGCTATTCAATCCAAAGTGCCGGCACGGGTACTTCCACAGCTCCAAAGACTGCAGGCTCTTCTAGGTTAGCAACACCATCTCCAGCACCAAGCGTTAGCGCCCCCACTAGCGCCCCCACTGGTACCGGAGCTCCACCTGCTGCTCCATCTAAACCTTCACCTGGTCCTTCGTCTGCAGCTAAGTCTGctggtaatgataatgacgATGACTGGGGTGAACCTGAAGTCAAAGAACgtgatttggaaaaggaacCAGTTAAGACTAATCAATCTTCTTACAAACCAATTGGCAAGGtggatttacaaaaaatCATTGCCGAAGAAAGTTCAAGAGAAGATCCTCGTCTGGTGAGTAATGTTCCTGTGGAAGGCAAAAGGGCTCCTGATGCTGGTATGGCTTCACCAAACACAACCTCTAGTTTTAAGCCTGAAACAAAGCCAAAGAGCACTGGTACTGGCACTGGTGGGCCATTGGGTACGAAGCCACCGATTAACTTTGGTGCCTCTCaaggtaaagatgatgataaagtGATTAAAGGTTTCAAGAACGAGAAGAGTCCTGCTCAAATCTGGGCGGAAAAGAAAGCTGCTCAAAACGGTGGGAATCCACCCGCCCCTACACCAACACCAACCGCAACTTCATCCGCTCCTGAACCTGCAGCTGCTCCTGAGCCTGTCGCAAAACCTGAACCGGTTGCAAAACCTGAACCCGAGCAACCTGCTTCAGGATCTTCAAATGTTGAGAGTGAACAAGAACCAGAAGTTAAGGAtctaaaatcaaaatttgatcaattatCGGCCAATAATGAACCGCCAATTATCCAACCAAAGGCACCAGTTAATAATAAACCACTCAACGAAACCGAACCAAAATCTGTCCTTCCTCCTCCAAGTAATAAGAAACAATTTGGTACCCCATTACCAGGTATGCAcactgaagatgataatgaagacaacaaggaagaagaaggtggcgatgaggatgatgacTGGGATGATGATGAGCCATCTGCACCAAAACTACCATCGAGAAATGCCGCGAACGtggcaccaccaccaccaccatcaacTCAAAAATCTGAAGTACAGCCACAAACAGAAAATGAACCGGAAAAGGGGAATGATGAACAAGGATCGCCTGCACCACCTCTGCCAAGCAGAACATACGATCAAGAACCTCCAGCACCATCACTACCAAGTAGaaagcaagaagaagaagaagaagcacCAGCCCCACAATTGCCAAGTAGAAGCGGAGGCCAAGTAGAAGAGCAACCACCTGCATTGCCTTCAAGGAATTATACTCTGCAGGGGAATGAAAGTGCGAACGAACAAGgtccaccaccaccaacgtTGCCTGCAAGACACgttgaaaatgaaaatgaaagcGGAAATACCAGTTCAAACCCGTCCGCGATTGCAGAATACGACTACGATGCTGCTGAGGACAACGAGTTGACATTTAGAGAAAACGACAAGATTGTTAACATCGAATTCGTTGATGAAGACTGGTGGTTAGGCGAATTAGGAAGCACAGGTGAAAAGGGTTTATTCCCAAGTAACTACGTCTCCTTGCAGCATTAGGTAAATAAAATGAGAATGGGAATCCATAGGGCAACACTGTTCGGGGACCCCGTGCCTTGTTGCCTGGGTACCGATCTCGGTTACCACGGGAACTATCAGTGGGGAGAGGGCAAAAGGTATCCTCACAACTACGATCCATCAAATAGGAACAAGAATAAGAGGAACAACAATCCGTAATGGGAAATTCTCTATAGCGATGACTTAATTACATACTTGAATTACCAATTGGgcaatttttttcccaTTCATTTTTACTTAAAGGTACCATCTTGACCTATTTAGTTAACTGTGCAGTCACTTGTTTGTGTTTGTATCCATTTTAAAACAAAACGACGTGttattttttgtttaattCTCGATTCCCAATGGCTTGGCCCTCTTCTAGGGAAAAGAAATGCTAATGCGTCGCTAACGCCTCATCTAATGCGCCGATGCGCCGATGCGCCGATAGCGCCCCATCTCCTGCAAGATCGTTATTACACTGGGGTAATGAAGTTTGTATTAGGACTAAACAAATCAAAATATCTAAAGATAGTATACTATGAAACAAGCGGGCTTTTACTACCGTAATACTGAAGAACTAAATCACCTAAGTTTCTTGACCCATAGTATCATAATTTCCCGACCGAAAGGCTTAACATGAGCTTATTCCTGGTGATTCCTTTGTATAGAGTCAATTAGTTGGATTGCCAATTTTGTCAGATCCGAAACCACGGTAATACTACAGGGATCTAAGAGTAACCCTTGGGTACCTCTACCATATTCAACTAAATTGggtttgaaattgaaacttGATGAATATATCGCAATCTTGAAACATTTGGGCATATAAATATGGCCATTAGACTCCATTTGAGACCTGTTTCTTCTGGTGAATTATCACGGTTCAATTCTGATTTTAGTTTATCCAAGGGAAGCTGTCCAATTCAAgtcttttcaacaacaatcaGAAGGAATGAAATACTTTCGCTTAATTCTGGCTTTAGCGCCAGTTATTGATTCGTCTTTCGCTCAATTTAGTCCTAATGCTGGTGGATCAAGTGGCCCAGGTGGCAGCAATGATACCAGTacaccttcttcaattgcTCCAGCTCCTTCTGGATCTTCATCCTTAAGCAGTTGGGGTGTATCTAGTGTACCATCTAGCACACCTCCAAGCCCTTCTGATACAACAGTCTTTGGTACG
It includes:
- the TRX3 gene encoding Trx3p (similar to uniprot|P25372 Saccharomyces cerevisiae YCR083W TRX3 mitochondrial thioredoxin), with the translated sequence MFRTSLRAFQGIRFSSYTSIPKLSTREAFQEAFKKSGLSVFDFYATWCGPCKAMAPILGKLKEEYPKAAFYKVDVDENLELSKELDVMAMPTFLLTKDGSVLEKVVGANPARLEKLIKDNS
- the MRX15 gene encoding Mrx15p (similar to uniprot|P53736 Saccharomyces cerevisiae YNR040W Hypothetical ORF), whose protein sequence is MNVPFAKLLNSLVSKSSPESIYHYKSGKLLRAGSLGLSLVFLSYGITFIDWYYHSSWAVWSGATDEDKRDWKFYAKTFGPWGLTIIPFTIAGASLYFPSRVVTKVTYVPRANATPLCQLERKSALFGRRLQLTRPLDQLARNERTKVYTGVGEQGVEDKGSFVFLLNDRSPQAKGFWDKYFILHRSGKFWGNDGRIFDALFGGDSIKDLEKRGRLVAQGKNFNTKQPNPPTNERNSNNVTDIIAHNNRAKFHANGESQLSKKIVGSTNVANGLNSQKSKQSK
- the COQ2 gene encoding 4-hydroxybenzoate octaprenyltransferase (similar to uniprot|P32378 Saccharomyces cerevisiae YNR041C COQ2 Para hydroxybenzoate: polyprenyl transferase catalyzes the second step in ubiquinone (coenzyme Q) biosynthesis), translating into MLLQRLTSPIPLASFRSSLRASTILNQRIRLHATKSNPRQVFTPEQLADARAQRNKGLGPYVSKLPEKWIPYAELMRLEKPVGTWLLYLPGTWAILTAAMQVSAPFGSTLWMLGLFGVGSLIMRGAGCTINDLLDRDLDSKVIRSVERPIASGRITRRQGLAFLGAQTTVGVGILSQLPADCWWLGLASLPLVFTYPLFKRFTYYPQAMLSACFNWAALLGFPAMGVMDLPTMIPLYAGSVLWCMIYDTIYAHQDKKFDVKAGVKSTALAWGDRSKKIMNYMATCQFSLYAIAGLNSGLLWGPGFIGGLSIFAYRVFTMIRKVDLNNPADCWKNFTSNINTGLYFSGALLVDYLLRLFGFL
- the MVD1 gene encoding diphosphomevalonate decarboxylase MVD1 (similar to uniprot|P32377 Saccharomyces cerevisiae YNR043W MVD1 Mevalonate pyrophosphate decarboxylase essential enzyme involved in the biosynthesis of isoprenoids and sterols including ergosterol acts as a homodimer), giving the protein MVYHIASTTAPVNIATLKYWGKRDKALNLPTNSSISVTLSQEDLRTLTSAATGPELKQDKLWLNGKEESLESERTQQCLKGLRKLRKELEDKDSNLPKFSNWGLHIVSENNFPTAAGLASSAAGFAALVVAIARLYQLPQSMSELSEIARQGSGSACRSLFGGYVAWEMGEKEDGSDSKAVEISPLEHWPQMKAAILVVNASKKDTPSTSGMQLTVKTSELFQERVKNVVPQRFTHMKEAIEHKNWPKFAELTMKDSNSFHATCLDSYPPIFYMNDTSKKIIKLCHAINEFYGKTVVAYTFDAGPNAVLYYLQENEAKLFAFIYKLFDKVPGWETKFSNQDLQEFLSVYEKDVSGKLPFELDDEVQNGVSRVILTQVGPGPLSTKESLIDENTGLPK
- the TUP1 gene encoding chromatin-silencing transcriptional regulator TUP1 (some similarities with uniprot|P16649 Saccharomyces cerevisiae YCR084C), translating into MSSVVSASQNKLNELLEAIRREFAQVSQEANTYRLQNQKDYDFKINQQLAEMQQIRNTVYELELTHRKMKDAYEEEINRLKIELEQRDRQIASFTVHHHQQQQQQVQQQQKQQLQQLQLQQQQQQQLQQQLHQPAVAPNTSVNSPGAFANHALPRTAMGSMPHTLPAVGTGGHMHPGVPLTGPEHVSVDNKPTDAAAANQQQQQQQPTAAAPSQVKPAIPGSGSPPTNASQLPVIEQEQQQQQQQQPQQPQQQPQQPQQETQESSQQVQQPPQQPQGQAQPEQQPQQPQPQAQQPQQQQDHYLVPYNQRVSHSKPIPPFLLDLDSQSVPASLKKQTDDYYILYNPALPRELDVELHYSLDHTSVVCCVRFSNDGEYLATGCNKTTQVFRVSDGALVARLSDDNATQGPQGPSGGTSDDDYNNDANSFANTRTASSDLYIRSVCFSPDGKFLATGAEDRLIRIWDIAQKKIVMVLQGHEQDIYSLDYFPSGDKLVSGSGDRTVRIWDLRTGQCSLTLSIEDGVTTVAVSLGDGKYIAAGSLDRAVRVWDAETGFLVERLDSENELGTGHKDSVYSVVFTRDGHGVVSGSLDRSVKLWNLSSGQNNTNAETKPAPGTCEVTYTGHKDFVLSVATTRNDEYILSGSKDRGVLFWDTKSGNPLLMLQGHRNSVISVAVANGYPLGPQYCVFATGSGDCKARIWKYTTTGNDSNDPKVKEVRD
- the CSM1 gene encoding Csm1p (similar to uniprot|P25651 Saccharomyces cerevisiae YCR086W CSM1 Protein that forms a complex with Lrs4p located in the nucleolus Lrs4p-Csm1p heterodimer binds to Mam1p at kinetochores during meiosis I to mediate accurate chromosome segregation may be involved in premeiotic DNA replication) yields the protein MDALSQYRDSVKERLENADLLVSKLVHENTILEQSLEIRNQELESNRRRIRELEEQSKQSDESMELVKDLFEHLCGVRVHKCYEDDAGLWFDTSQGSRNGIMDYKLGFVRSDEAGTEVVYIPLLKQRSSDELKILQQQIPSYMFDTLSFPLKSLPQFYSKMARCLGKEVRDRD
- a CDS encoding uncharacterized protein (some similarities with uniprot|P37263 Saccharomyces cerevisiae YCR087C-A Hypothetical ORF); translated protein: MVTFNCEVCNDTVPKKNTEKHYSRCPDAYYTCIDCSKTFDDGVSYKNHTQCLTEDEKYQGALYKGKGKGKKEQPKKQEQPKKEQPKKQEEPKKQPEPAKTADKEPKKSSKVSKPKSTLRSELKSGKSLYEIFDSVDKKLKKQLLKNLIVDEKGRVILKE